The following coding sequences are from one Eucalyptus grandis isolate ANBG69807.140 chromosome 11, ASM1654582v1, whole genome shotgun sequence window:
- the LOC104426797 gene encoding uncharacterized protein LOC104426797: protein MKSRISSTDEDEGDDHAAYLWWRSAAGYEECARLAGQPEVAARVASGLSPRVRVLREMERLAMVAPEGLDEVRQKLFLYRAGDFWVPTGGLSKEEMDIPATNTVLLTGFAGSGKSSLINLMYSVLGRAGLIPFAQTSCGKSSNYTTMYLEEHNVVRSMRSGFCVYDSRGFDYGRVGEALEELSDWMTEGVHHNQLCSRPGDRASSDDESEFCPPRASAKFAKRRVNCVMVVVNIAEVHEAMKAGDLQPLRATKELFSAPALRKCNESPLLILTHGDLLTTEERIEARLQICECLGISESSGVYDLVCLTEYGFLAEEADPITAYTLAEAVYRALLISDRDHVPKNNFRDWVCIAFSCLMWIFGALFGFLAVICNKLGQQRKGFRI from the exons ATGAAAAGCCGGATTTCATCCACCGACGAAGACGAGGGCGACGACCATGCCGCCTACCTCTGGTGGCGGTCGGCGGCGGGGTACGAGGAGTGCGCGCGGCTCGCCGGACAGCCGGAGGTGGCGGCGAGAGTCGCGAGCGGGCTGAGCCCGAGGGTGAGGGTGCTGAGGGAGATGGAGAGGCTGGCGATGGTGGCGCCGGAGGGGCTCGACGAGGTGAGGCAGAAGCTGTTCCTGTACCGGGCCGGCGACTTCTGGGTGCCGACTGGGGGGCTGAGCAAGGAGGAGATGGACATCCCGGCCACCAACACGGTGCTCCTGACGGGCTTCGCCGGCTCCGGCAAGAGCTCGCTCATCAATCTCATGTACAGCGTGTTGGGCCGGGCCGGGCTTATCCCGTTCGCTCAGACTTCGTGTG GGAAATCTTCCAACTACACGACGATGTATCTCGAAGAGCACAACGTGGTGAGGTCGATGCGGAGCGGCTTCTGCGTCTACGACTCGAGAGGCTTTGACTACGGCCGTGTTGGTGAGGCCTTGGAGGAGCTGTCCGATTGGATGACCGAAGGCGTTCACCACAACCAGCTCTGCTCCAGGCCGGGGGATCGAGCTTCCTCAGATGACGAATCTGAGTTCTGTCCACCGAGGGCTTCTGCCAAGTTTGCGAAGAGGAGAGTGAATTGCGTCATGGTGGTCGTTAACATAGCCGAGGTCCACGAAGCGATGAAAGCTGGCGATTTGCAGCCATTAAGAGCGACCAAAGAGCTGTTCTCGGCCCCTGCTTTGAGAAAATGCA ATGAGAGTCCCCTCTTGATCCTGACGCACGGCGATTTGCTAACGACCGAGGAGAGGATCGAGGCCCGTCTCCAGATATGCGAATGCCTCGGCATATCGGAGTCAAGCGGAGTCTATGACCTCGTGTGCCTCACGGAGTACGGCTTTCTCGCAGAGGAGGCAGACCCCATCACAGCCTATACTCTGGCCGAAGCCGTCTATCGGGCGTTGCTGATTTCAGACAGAGACCACGTTCCTAAGAACAACTTCCGAGACTGGGTGTGCATCGCGTTCTCGTGCCTGATGTGGATCTTCGGCGCCTTGTTTGGTTTCCTAGCCGTTATCTGCAACAAGCTCGGGCAGCAACGAAAGGGGTTTAGGATTTGA